From one Primulina huaijiensis isolate GDHJ02 unplaced genomic scaffold, ASM1229523v2 scaffold10763, whole genome shotgun sequence genomic stretch:
- the LOC140965505 gene encoding protein RGF1 INDUCIBLE TRANSCRIPTION FACTOR 1-like yields the protein MIMEHHDKPAWLESLYVQKFFASCPIHDSFKKNEKNICCLDCCNSICPHCVASHRSHRLLQIRRYVYHEVVRLEDLEKLMDCSNIQAYTINAAKVVFIKKRPQNRQFKGSGNYCTSCDRSLQEPFIHCSLGCKVDYVLKHHKNLYPFLKVCKTLQLSPDFFIPQDTGDDDQTMYTTLSSDSDSDNASFSCTELVRKKRSGLYVCGRLANKVTDEDMTTSMSRRKGIPHRSPLC from the exons ATGATCATG GAACATCATGATAAACCTGCATGGCTGGAATCTCTCTACGTGCAGAAATTCTTTGCATCTTGCCCGATTCACGACAGTTtcaagaaaaacgaaaagaatatTTGCTGTTTGGATTGTTGCAATAGTATTTGCCCTCATTGTGTGGCTTCTCATCGATCCCACAGGCTACTTCAGATTCGTCGGTACGTGTATCATGAAGTTGTTAGGTTGGAAGATCTTGAGAAGCTGATGGACTGCTCAAACATTCAG GCGTATACAATTAATGCTGCTAAGGTGGTGTTTATCAAGAAAAGACCACAGAACAGACAGTTCAAAGGGTCTGGAAACTACTGCACTTCTTGTGATAGGAGCCTCCAAGAACCCTTCATCCATTGCTCACTTGGTTGCAAG gtTGATTATGTCCTTAAACACCACAAGAATCTTTATCCATTCCTGAAAGTATGCAAAACCCTACAACTCAGTCCAGATTTCTTCATTCCTCAAGACACGGGAGATGATGATCAGACGATGTACACGACGTTGAGCTCGGACTCGGATTCCGATAACGCGAGCTTCTCTTGCACTGAGCTTGTGAGGAAGAAGAGAAGTGGACTATATGTTTGTGGAAGATTGGCTAATAAAGTTACAGATGAAGACATGACCACAAGCATGAGTAGGAGAAAAGGCATTCCCCATAGGTCACCTTTGTGTTag
- the LOC140965521 gene encoding NADH dehydrogenase [ubiquinone] 1 alpha subcomplex subunit 1-like produces MAMVWLEAMLPLGIIAGMLCVMGNAQYFIHKAAHGRPKHIGNDVWDVAMEKRDKKIMEILSSHSPSS; encoded by the exons ATGGCGATGGTGTGGCTAGAAGCAATGCTACCTCTGGGGATTATAGCGGGGATGCTCTGCGTTATGGGAAACGCCCAATACTTCATCCACAAAGCTGCCCATGGCCGC CCGAAGCACATCGGGAACGACGTGTGGGATGTGGCCATGGAGAAACGGGATAAGAAGATCATGGAGATTCTCTCCTCTCATTCCCCTTCCAGCTAG
- the LOC140965541 gene encoding mitochondrial hydrolase YKR070W-like: protein MKKVFQILSNAATSRHRTCSKSLSRFLSWRQIHSDPSQLASFGIAFDIDGVILRGDTPIGGSPQALRKLYDPSGALRIPYVFLTNGGGVPESKRATELTKLLSVHVLPAQVIQGHSPFKNLVPRFENELIIAVGKGEPAAVMSEYGFKNVISIDQYASYFENIDPLSHFKHWTNQLARYDKCSSKEKGMRNDPCSERVKAVFIVSDSVDWSRDIQVLCDILSTGGLPGKERSSQPPLYYANDDLSYQGLFPTERLGMGAFRIALESIYNRTNCKAMQYTSYGKPNPSVFKNAENVLMQVERSTIRHHNIEQSPFKTFYMIGDNPLVDIRGAKEAGHPWFSILTRTGVFKGTKHILYPADMVVDTVEEAVDYILRRESF, encoded by the exons atgaagaaagtTTTCCAAATATTGAGTAATGCGGCAACTTCGCGACACAGAACCTGTTCAAAATCCCTCAGTCGCTTCCTTTCGTGGCGTCAAATCCACTCCGATCCTTCTCAATT GGCATCGTTCGGCATCGCCTTTGACATTGATGGTGTTATTCTACGAGGAGACACTCCCATTGGTGGCTCTCCACAGGCTCTACGTAAACTCTACGATCCATCCG GTGCCTTGAGAATTCCATATGTCTTCTTAACTAATG GAGGTGGTGTTCCTGAATCTAAAAGAGCAACAGAGTTGACCAAATTATTGAGTGTCCATGTTCTGCCTGCGCAG GTTATTCAAGGACATTCACCTTTCAAGAATCTAGTGCCGAG GTTTGAGAATGAACTCATTATTGCGGTCGGAAAAGGAGAACCTGCAGCAGTGATGTCTGAGTATGGTTTCAA AAATGTTATCTCCATAGATCAATATGCTTCGTATTTCGAGAACATCGATCCACTATCTCATTTTAAGCATTGGACGAACCAACTAGCTCGCTACGATAAATGTTCTTCCAAAGAAAAGGGAATGCGAAATGATCCTTGTTCAGAGCGAGTCAAAGCGGTCTTTATTGTTAGCGATTCTGTTGATTGGAGCAGGGACATCCAG GTTTTATGTGATATTCTAAGCACTGGAGGTCTTCCTGGAAAAGAGAGATCAAGCCAACCACCGTTGTATTACGCAAATGATGACCTTTCGTATCAG GGTCTGTTTCCCACTGAACGTCTTGGGATGGGTGCTTTCAGAATTGCATTAGAATCTATCTACAACAG GACCAACTGTAAAGCTATGCAATATACATCTTATGGAAAACCAAATCCTTCTGTATTCAAGAATGCTGAAAATGTACTCATGCAAGTTGAACGTTCTACTATTAGACATCACAATATCGAGCAAAGTCCTTTCAAAACCTTTTATATGATCGGGGACAACCCTTTGGTTGACATTAGAGGGGCTAAGGAG GCGGGGCATCCTTGGTTTTCTATCTTGACGAGGACTGGAGTTTTCAAGGGGACGAAGCATATCTTATATCCAGCAGATATG GTAGTTGACACTGTAGAAGAGGCAGTGGATTACATTTTGAGAAGGGAGTCATTTTAA
- the LOC140965513 gene encoding histone acetyltransferase TAP1 → MSYSYQIRRVRLTSRIPTPISPASQEMPARSGCVLPSAIELYPPLVSLDSRSHPQKFLSLQHFLVGTGNRNQKISRLKVRFWESIRSGILKNNTTQVIEPPSTAEEEEDTLPEECVIVERTQPDGTVEQIIFSSGGSVDVYDLQALCDKVGWPRRPLAKLAAALRNSYMVATLHSVSKSAGEEGKQQKKLIGMARATSDHAFNATIWDVLVDPSYQGQGLGKALIEKLVRSLLQRDIGNISLFADSRVVEFYRSLGFEPDPDGIKGMFWHPKY, encoded by the exons ATGAGCTATTCCTATCAGATCCGTCGTGTTCGGTTGACCTCCAGAATCCCCACTCCAATATCCCCCGCCTCTCAAGAAATGCCGGCCCGGTCCGGTTGTGTGTTACCCTCTGCAATCGAGCT TTACCCTCCACTAGTTTCTCTTGATTCCCGCTCTCACCCTCAAAAGTTTTTATCCCTACAGCATTTCTTGGTCGGGACAG GTAACAGGAACCAAAAGATTTCTAGACTTAAGGTTCGGTTTTGGGAATCCATAAGATCGGG GATTTTGAAGAACAATACGACACAAGTTATAGAACCACCTTCCACagccgaagaagaagaagatacaTTACCCGAAGAATGTGTTATTGTCGAGAGAACCCAACCTGATGGAACAGTTGAGCAGATCATATTTTCATCCGGTGGTAGTGTCGATGTGTATGATCTTCAAGCTTTGTGTGATAAG GTTGGCTGGCCTCGGCGACCGTTGGCAAAGCTTGCAGCAGCTCTGAGAAATAGCTATATGGTTGCTACTTTGCATTCCGTGAGCAAATCAGCTGGCGAAG AGGGAAAACAACAAAAGAAGTTGATTGGCATGGCCCGGGCTACATCTGACCATGCTTTTAATGCAACAATTTGGGATGTTCTCGTTGATCCTTCCTATCAG GGCCAAGGACTTGGGAAAGCCCTTATCGAGAAGCTTGTAAGGTCACTTTTGCAACGGGACATCGGAAACATTTCACTTTTTGCGGATAGTCGAG TTGTGGAGTTTTATCGGAGCCTGGGTTTCGAACCCGACCCGGATGGCATCAAAGGCATGTTCTGGCACCCAAAGTATTag
- the LOC140965550 gene encoding uncharacterized protein — protein sequence MAYRRRHGMGRSSTYVLPSDDDGDMYTTSSSLAAQALKASAANSDSSRFKDHPKGGSHTYDYTSMGSSNEDGGLWGVLARKAKSILEDENAHHSKYHSDSVTWPEMLNSSRIEQAEMSTRLDNPTLRKRLDALASSMNRIGDSIGNALEEGRTIVENKTADLIQETRKLQLRKKGINLEELNFESGAPGSWKQRTESPNQTSQEDQLKASRDVAMATAAKAKLLLRELKTLKADLTFSKERCSQLEEENRILREARDKGVNPADDDMIRLQLETLLAEKARLAHENSVYARENRFLREIVEYHQLTMQDVVYLDEGSEEFTEVISPIPVVYRTTLSMSPPSPRSLASPTAISCPKGSSASSPLLIEKQ from the exons ATGGCGTATAGAAGAAGACATGGTATGGGAAGATCGTCCACCTACGTGCTGCCGTCGGACGACGACGGAGATATGTACACAACGTCCTCTTCGCTGGCGGCTCAGGCCTTGAAGGCATCCGCCGCAAATTCCGACTCCTCTCGCTTTAAAGACCACCCCAAG GGAGGAAGTCATACATATGATTACACATCAATGGGGAGTTCGAACGAAGACGGCGGCCTTTGGGGTGTTCTAGCTAGAAAAGCTAAGTCAATTCTTGAGGATGAAAATGCCCATCATTCCAAATATCATAGCGATAGCGTAACATGGCCAGAAATGTTAAATTCCTCAAGGATTGAACAG GCTGAAATGTCTACAAGGCTGGACAATCCTACACTGCGTAAGAGACTGGACGCACTTGCATCTTCGATGAACCGCATTGGTGACTCCATTGGGAATGCTTTGGAG GAAGGACGCACGATTGTTGAAAACAAGACAGCAGATTTAATCCAAGAAACTCGCAAACTACAGCTAAGAAAAAAAGGAATCAATTTGGAGGAACTCAACTTTGAATCGGGTGCACCTGGTTCATGGAAGCAACGAACGGAATCACCAAATCAAACCAGCCAAGAAGATCAGCTCAAGGCATCTCGCGAC GTGGCAATGGCGACAGCTGCCAAAGCGAAACTACTTTTGCGAGAGCTGAAAACACTCAAAGCAGACCTCACTTTCTCAAAGGAGCGGTGTTCTCAGCTAGAAGAAGAGAATAGAATCCTCAGAGAGGCTCGCGACAAAGGAGTTAATCCTGCCGATGATGATATG ATACGCCTTCAACTGGAGACACTATTGGCAGAGAAGGCTCGACTGGCTCACGAAAATTCTGTGTATGCTCGCGAGAACCGCTTCTTGAGGGAGATTGTGGAGTATCACCAACTCACAATGCAGGATGTTGTGTACCTTGATGAGGGAAGTGAAGAATTTACAGAGGTCATTTCTCCCATTCCTGTGGTGTATAGGACAACACTCTCTATGTCTCCGCCATCGCCAAGATCTCTAGCCTCGCCTACCGCGATTTCCTGCCCGAAAGGAAGTTCTGCAAGCTCCCCCCTACTCATAGAGAAACAATAG
- the LOC140965557 gene encoding protein SCARECROW-like: MAAKAFALGAVEGDNICAARGGDTYHLSNYSTAPLQGCSKMVRKRAASEMELQQTVNEARFLRRAAARTASPPPPQGDYGDVTSLPLPNPPTQHSIQVTNYSTIIRSYDATNLNTRAAPARSDPSFAFTQNNVCYTAGASSTTALTNYVDSTAASSSLPSRISSSTPPLCVFSGLPLFPPDGSRGATALQLSSASTSCSSLVTEETATWIDGIIKDLIQSSNVSIPQLILNVREIIHPCNPNLATLLEYRLRSLTTPTDDVRSGRKLDMLPPPPNFEGNRLYLQADNSSFLLSQGLNADPIINHAMSWPPCNTQIHIQGNTPRTSTALSFASSPVTILSNSDEMPEQAQTQDQNLAHLQRQLKSPPGDSTTKLGRTTNPVIETMKEKKEEYRQKQRDEQGLQLLTLLLQCAEAVSADKLEEANKLLLEISQLATPFGTSAQRVAAYFSEAMSARLVSSCLGMYAALPTVPHSQKMAMAFQVFNGISPFVKFSHFTANQAIQEAFEREDRVHIIDLDIMQGLQWPGLFHILASRPGGPPFVRLTGLGNSAEALEATGKRLSDFAEKLGLPFEFSPITEKVGNINLENLNVSCREAVAVHWLQHSLYDVTGSDANTLWFLQRVSPKVVTVVEQDLSHAGSFLGRFVEAIHYYSALFDSLGACYGEESEERHAVEQQLFSREIKNVLGVGGPSRRGEAKFTNWREKLQQSGFKGISLAGNAAAQATLLLGMFPSSDGYTLVEDNGTLKLGWKDLCLLTASAWRPSLSTE; the protein is encoded by the exons ATGGCGGCAAAGGCTTTTGCTTTGGGTGCTGTCGAGGGTGATAACATATGCGCAGCTCGCGGGGGAGACACTTATCATTTGAGCAATTATTCCACCGCTCCATTGCAGGGCTGCAGCAAAATGGTCAGAAAGAGGGCTGCGTCAGAGATGGAACTCCAACAAACCGTTAACGAGGCCAGATTTCTCCGCCGAGCGGCCGCTAGGACAGCTTCGCCGCCGCCACCCCAGGGTGACTACGGGGATGTTACAAGTCTTCCTCTTCCTAACCCACCAACTCAACACTCAATACAAGTCACCAACTACTCCACGATTATACGATCCTATGATGCCACAAATTTGAATACCAGGGCGGCGCCGGCCAGGTCAGACCCTTCATTTGCATTTACTCAAAATAATGTTTGTTACACCGCTGGAGCTAGTAGCACCACCGCCTTGACTAATTACGTGGACTCCACCGCCGCCTCCTCTAGCCTACCATCTCGAATCTCCTCTAGTACTCCTCCACTATGTGTTTTCTCGGGCTTGCCATTATTTCCTCCGGATGGAAGCCGAGGTGCCACTGCCTTGCAGCTGTCTTCTGCTTCCACCAGCTGCTCAAGTTTAGTTACGGAGGAGACCGCAACATGGATCGATGGAATCATAAAAGATCTCATCCAAAGCTCCAACGTCTCCATCCCCCAACTCATTCTCAATGTCCGGGAGATTATTCATCCTTGCAACCCAAATCTTGCCACCCTGCTCGAGTATAGGCTCCGCTCTCTCACTACTCCCACTGATGACGTTAGGAGTGGTAGAAAGTTAGACATGCTCCCGCCGCCTCCCAATTTTGAGGGCAACAGATTGTATCTGCAGGCCGACAACAGTAGTTTCTTGCTCTCACAGGGCCTTAACGCTGATCCAATTATCAATCATGCCATGAGCTGGCCTCCCTGTAACACCCAGATCCACATTCAAGGCAATACTCCTAGGACCTCGACTGCTCTTTCTTTTGCTTCCTCGCCAGTGACTATTCTTTCCAATTCTGATGAGATGCCCGAACAGGCTCAAACCCAGGACCAAAACTTAGCGCATCTGCAGCGGCAATTGAAGAGTCCACCTGGGGATTCCACGACGAAACTAGGGAGAACAACCAACCCCGTTATCGAAACAATGAAGGAGAAGAAAGAGGAATATAGACAAAAGCAAAGAGACGAACAAGGCCTACAACTTTTGACTTTACTCCTTCAGTGTGCGGAGGCGGTGTCAGCAGATAAGTTGGAAGAGGCTAACAAGTTGCTTCTGGAGATCTCCCAACTCGCCACACCATTTGGCACGTCTGCCCAACGTGTTGCGGCTTACTTCTCAGAGGCAATGTCTGCCAGGCTAGTCAGCTCGTGCTTAGGGATGTATGCTGCGTTGCCAACTGTGCCGCACAGCCAGAAGATGGCGATGGCCTTTCAAGTCTTCAATGGGATTAGCCCCTTTGTTAAGTTCTCGCATTTCACTGCTAACCAGGCCATTCAAGAAGCGTTTGAGAGAGAAGATAGGGTTCACATAATAGACCTGGACATTATGCAAGGGCTACAGTGGCCAGGCCTCTTTCACATATTGGCATCTCGGCCCGGTGGTCCTCCATTTGTTCGCCTAACAGGATTAGGAAACTCCGCCGAGGCTCTCGAAGCAACTGGAAAGCGCTTGTCTGATTTTGCGGAGAAATTGGGACTGCCATTTGAGTTTTCGCCGATCACCGAGAAAGTTGGCAACATCAACCTAGAGAATTTAAATGTAAGCTGCAGAGAGGCTGTTGCGGTTCACTGGTTGCAGCATTCGCTATACGATGTCACTGGCTCCGACGCCAATACATTATGGTTTTTGCAAAG AGTATCCCCTAAAGTGGTCACGGTCGTCGAGCAAGACTTGAGCCACGCAGGTTCATTCTTGGGAAGATTCGTCGAAGCTATTCATTACTACTCGGCCTTGTTTGACTCTCTTGGAGCTTGCTACGGGGAAGAGAGTGAAGAAAGGCATGCAGTGGAGCAGCAACTATTTTCCAGGGAGATAAAGAACGTGTTGGGCGTTGGGGGTCCATCGAGAAGAGGGGAGGCTAAGTTCACAAATTGGAGAGAAAAGCTCCAGCAATCTGGCTTTAAAGGTATATCGTTGGCTGGCAACGCCGCGGCCCAAGCCACCCTCCTGCTGGGAATGTTTCCTAGTTCTGATGGCTACACTCTAGTGGAGGATAATGGCACCCTCAAGCTTGGTTGGAAAGATCTGTGTTTACTCACTGCATCAGCCTGGAGGCCTTCCTTGTCCACCGAATAG